A stretch of Mesoplodon densirostris isolate mMesDen1 chromosome 7, mMesDen1 primary haplotype, whole genome shotgun sequence DNA encodes these proteins:
- the THY1 gene encoding thy-1 membrane glycoprotein, with translation MNPTIGITLLLTVLQVARGQKVTSLTACLVDQNLRLDCRHENTTNLPIQYEFSLTRETKKHVLFGTIGVPEHAYRSRTNFFSKYNLKVLYLSGFTTKDEGTYTCALHLSGQTPIVSSRNVSVLRDTLVKCGGISLLIQNTSWLLLLLLSLPLLQAMDFISL, from the exons ATGAACCCTACCATTGGCATCACTCTCTTGCTGACAG TCTTACAGGTGGCCCGTGGGCAGAAGGTGACCAGCCTGACAGCCTGCCTGGTGGACCAGAACCTTCGTCTAGACTGCCGCCATGAGAATACCACCAACCTGCCCATTCAGTACGAGTTCAGCCTGACCCGTGAGACAAAGAAGCACGTGCTCTTTGGCACCATTGGGGTCCCTGAGCATGCATACCGCTCCCGAACCAACTTCTTCAGCAAGTACAATCTCAAGGTCCTCTACCTGTCGGGCTTCACCACCAAGGATGAGGGAACCTACACATGCGCACTCCACCTCTCTGGCCAGACTCCCATCGTCTCCAGCAGGAATGTCTCTGTGCTCAGAG ATACACTGGTCAAGTGCGGAGGCATAAGCCTGCTGATCCAGAACACCTCgtggctgctgctgctcctgctctccctgcccctcctgcaGGCCATGGATTTCATCTCCCTGTGA